AGATTCGATGACATGGTCAAATTTCTCAAAAAAACCTTAAGCCTCAATCCAGACCATGCTGATGCACTTAATTTCCTTGGGTACAGTTATGCTGATAAAGGGATTAAACTCGACGAGGCATTATCAATGATACAGAAAGCCCTCTCTCTTATGCCGGGTAACGGTTACATTATTGACAGCCTTGGCTGGGTTTATTATAAACTCGGCAGATACGAAGAATCCCTGAAAGAACTCAGACGGGCTGTAAAGACAGTAAAGGATGACCCTTTGGTTTACGAGCACCTCGGTGATGTGCTTACAGCCATAGGGAATGAAAAAGAGGCCATTGAGGCATACAGGAAGGCCCTTCTTTACTCTGAAAAAGAGGAAGGCCTTAAAGAGCGGGTCGAGAAAAAGCTGGAAGAATTATCCAGCAAATAACTATTAACCTACAATCCTGCCAATGACATCACTCTATTCACCTGCAAAGATAAACTGGTTTCTTAAGGTCCTCGGCAAAAGAGCAGACGGTTACCACAACATCTATTCCGTCATGCAGAGGATTGCCCTCAGTGATACACTCTCTTTTGAAGAGACAAAAGGGGAGATAGTGATAGAGTCGGACCTTGAGATTGCAATGGAAGAGAACCTTGTTTACAAGGCTGCCGCACTTATGAAGAAACATACCTCCTGTTCTTCAGGAGCCAGGATAAAACTTTTAAAAAAAATACCCCTTCAGGCTGGGCTCGGCGGCGGCAGCAGTAATGCAGCCACTACACTTTTTGGATTAAACAACCTGTGGAAGACAGGGCTTAACCTCAGGACATTAACAGAGCTGGGCGCAAGTTTGGGCTCGGACGTGCCTTTTTTCCTGAACGGCCCCATTGCCGTTGTTGAAGGCAGGGGAGAGGTGATTACACCCTTGCAGGCTTCAACGAAGGAGATTACACTGCTCATTGTAAAGCCTGGACACGGTATATCTACTGCCCTTGCCTACAAAGAAGTAGCAGAATATTCTGAGATGGACAGGTCCCGGCTGGACCTGCTCATTAAGATACTCAAGTACGGTCCGATTGACAGGCTGCCTGAAGTCCTCGGTAATGACTTTGAAGAGCCGGTATGCAGGCTGTATCCTGAACTCAAAGATATCAGGGACAGGCTATTGAACCAGGGGGCAATTGCTGCCTTGCTGTGCGGCAGCGGCTCCAGCATCTTCGGGGTATTCACAAACAATGCATATGCAGAAGAGGCGTCAAGGTCATTTGGAGACCTCTGGCACGTGGTAACGGAAACGGTTTCCCATTAATGACAAATACATTTAATATGTTCAGCTTAAAGACCAACGGCCGCAGAACAGGAAGGATGGGAAAGGCCGACTGGGAAATCCTCAGGGAAGTCCTTCCCCGGCTTGAGATCAAATCCAACGGGTTTATCGACCCTGCTGAAATCTTCGGCAGGCAGGCGCCACTGTATGTTGAAATAGGGTTTGGCAACGGAGACTTCCTCTTTGAAAAGACGATAAGCACCCCTGATGCTGATTTTATCGGGATCGAACTCTACATAACAGGTGCTGCCAAATTACTGAAAAAAATCGTCCAGCACAAAAACACCTCTGACGGCCCTTACCTGAAAAACCTCCGTATATTTATAGATGACTCACGGAAGGTTCTTGAAAAAAATATTCCTGATGAAAGCATAGACGGAATTTATATACTCTTTCCCGACCCGTGGCCAAAAAAACGGCACAACAAGAGGAGACTCGTCAAGCCTGAGTTTTCACGGCTTATTTATTCAAAACTGAAAAATGGTGGATTTATTGTAACAGCTACAGACCACCACGACTATGCCGAAGGGATAGCAGAATCTTTCACTACCGGCTTTCAGCCATCAAAAACAGAGCTGTCCGATATCAGAACAACAAAATATGCCTCAAGGGCCATAGCTCAAGGGAAAGAACTCCACATCTCTGCATTCAGAAAGATTTTTTAGCGCCTTACTTTTCGAGTATATATCCGACCACATCTCTCAGGTTGTTAAAAACCCTGTCAGCATAGCCTGAGCTTGAGTCCTTGCCGGTTCTTACAAGTATAGCCTCTGCCCCGACACTTTTTGCCAACTCCATATCCGTACCCTTATCACCAACAACTATCGAGGAGCGCAGGTCGACATTAAAATCACTCCTTGCCCTGAGTAACATGCCGGGAGATGGCTTTCTGCAGGCACAGTTGTCATCAGGGTGGTGAGGACAATAATAAAAAGCATCAAACCCGTATCTTTCGAGGAAAATATTATTTACACTCTCGGTAAACTTTTTTTCAACTATTCCCCTTGCAATCCCTGACTGGTTACTCACTCCAATCAACAAAAAACCTTTATCTTTCAGCTTGGTTAGCATCTTTACATCAGGAAACACTTTAAGGTCATCCATCCTGTTGAGGTAATCTGCATCATGGCAGAGGATACCATCTCTGTCAAAAAAGACCGCCTGTTTTGCCGGTACAATCTGCAAAAGCGCATCAAAAACCTCTTCAGGTGTAATTTGTCTGAGACAAAGGACATCACCTCTGGGGCATCTCCTCTCAAAACAGGGAGAACACTCCAGGTCTGTTTTGAGCACAACATCACTCAGGCCAAACTCTATTTCTGAGTCAAAGCCGTTATCTCCGGGACGTACACACGATGGAGGGCCTGTGAGGGTAGGGTCAGTGGAACCGAATATCGACACAAGCGGGGTACCGACTGCATAACCCAGATGCATGGGGCCAGAATCGTTTGAGACAACCGCGTCTGCCTGCGAGAGTATGGCAATAAGGTCTCTGAGCGATGTAATCCCGGCAAGGTTCATAACCCGGTCTGCTGCTGTCAGGTCATGGTTTATCATACCCGTTATTTTATCTGCTATACCTCTTTCAGCCTCAGATCCTGTTAACACTACACTTCCGCCAAGCCTCCTGATTATCATCTCTGAAAGGCCTGCATAGCTCTCCTCCGGCCATCTCTTTGCCGAACCATAGGTGGCTCCCGGATTTAATACAACAATGGGTCTGCATAATCCTTCCAGCACCTCTGTTGCCTTTAGCCGTTCATGAGTGTCCAGGTATATCCAGGGATGTCTGTATACGGCCTTAAGACCAGCCCCCCTCAGGAGGTTCAGATAGTAAAGAACGTGGTGAAGGCGCTTTGTTTCTGCTGTTACAGGAATGCCCCTGCTTAATAAAAAACCCCTTCCGTCACGGTTATAACCGATTCTTTCCGGTATGCCTGAAAGATAGGCGAGTATGGCGGCATCAAAGGCATTCTGAAAAAGGAAAGCAGAATCATAGCAGCCCTTTCTTAAATCCCCGGAGGCAGACAGTTTTCCTATAACACCGCTATATTCCGTTTTATACTCAACAAATCTGTCTATATTCGGGTCCTTTCCAAATACAGGGGCAATCCACCTCTTTCCCATGAGATGAATCTCTGAATCACGATATTCAGACCTCAGAACCCTGAAGGATGGCAATGTCATCACAGCATCACCAATCCAGTTTACACCCCTTACAAGTATCTTTTTTCTGTCATTCATTGAAAATCCATAATCCTTTGTTTGGTTCTACCGAGTTTATAAACCGAGTCTTTTAATTCCAAATTGAATACAGGCTTCTCTGTGCTTTCCCGAAAGCTTTCGGGATGGTTTGTTCTACTATTTGTTGTTTCTCTCAGTTTCCTGAAGAGTTCCCGAAAATATCTTGTTTTTCTCTGTGCCTTCCCGAAAGCTTTCGGGATGGTTTATTCTGCCTCATTTCAGTATTCCAATCAGTTTCCCGAAGAGCCTTCCCTGTAAATATGAACATCCCTCTGGGGGAATGGAATTCTTATGCCGGTTTCCCTGAATTTCCAGTATATGGAGCTGTTTATCTCGTGAATTGTCAGCCCCCGAACAGCGGGTTCCCTGGCCCAGCACAGGAGTTCAAATCTCAGCGATGAATTCCCGAATTCCCTGAACCTTACCCTCGGGGCAGGAGAATCAAGAACGTTTTTATTCTCAAGGGAAATATCGAGCAGGGTTTTCTCAACAAGGTCAATATCACTTCCGTAGGCCACTGAAATCGGTATCCTCACCCTGAATCTCGGTACCGGCGCACTTTCATTGATAATCTTTGTATTTGCAACGATTGCATTCGGGATGGCTATCAATATATCATCTCTTGTCTTGATCCGCGTGCTTCTCAACCCTATTGCCACAACCTCCCCCCGCTCCCCCCCATCCAGCACAATGTAGTCCCCGATCTTGAAAGGCTTGTCTATAAAGACACTGACACCCCCGATAAAATTGGCTATCGTATCCTTTGCGGCAAGGGCCACGGCAGCCCCTGCAATACCGGCTGAGGCGATAAGGGGGGTGATGTTTATCTTCCAGTAAGATAGTATTATTGTCAGGGAGGCAATTATTATGGCAACTTTGGCGATATTTTCAACCAGCGGTACGATATCCCTGCCCAATCCGGTCACATCGGATACCTTGTTGATGGTATGTTTAACTATCAGCCTGCTTATTCTTATTATGGTTATAGTCCAGATCAAGGTAATTACCGTATAAAGCAAGCCATTCGAATAAAATATAATCTTTTGAGGTGGATTCAGGTATAAAACGGCATTAATCAGGCCAATCAGGATTATGGTCAGGAATATCGGATAATGGATAAGGTCTATTATTATGTCGTCAATCTCTGTTTTCGTGAAACTTGAAAACCGACGCAGAACCTTGTCCACAAATAAGTCGGCAATCTTTGCCACCACCACAAAGGCCAGAACAGAGATCGCAGCATTAACATAGGGAGAGGATGATATGTTGAAAGATTCAATAAGTCCTGTCATGTTCTTTATTGTATTATTTTTTATACCAAAAATAAAAATGTAGACTACATTTCTCCAAACATTTTTCACTTGACTTTAATGCCCTCAACCATGTATAAAAAAGAAACCTGTTGTTATCAGGCGTTAGTATCTTAAAAGGAGGCTTTTGTCGTATGTCTTTTGAAGGAAAGGTTAAGTGGTTCAATGAGACCAAAGGCTACGGGTTCATCCAGAAGGATGATGGGGAAGATGTCTTTGTTCATTACTCCTCTATTCAGGGAGATGGATTCAAGACTCTTGCAGAAGGCCAGCGGGTATCCTTTGACGTTGTTGAAGGCGAAAGAGGTCCCAAGGCTACAAACGTTGTCAGGTTAGACTGACCTACTGGAGGTGCCTGCAGTTCCTGCAGGCACCCTTTAAATCCCCTCCTGTTTTAGGTTTATAAACCAACAGATTTATATTGCAGTAATGTCTACGCTTTTGTAACCGTAACCATTTAAACCACAAACATGAGACTGCCTGAATGGATAAAGACCGGAAAAGTTATTGGTGACCACAAAACCAAAAAGGTCCTCCGGTCACATGGAGTCTCCACAGTCTGCGAAGAGGCCCGCTGTCCCAACAAGGGACACTGTTTTTCAAAGCCTACGGCCACGTTCATGATACTTGGTGACTCCTGCACAAGAAACTGCGGCTTCTGCTCCGTGAACTCCTCCCGCCCTGCCCTGCCGGACCCCCTGGAACCCGAAAAGATCGCACTTGCCTCAAAGGAGATGGGGCTGAGATATGTGGTTATAACCTCTGTTACACGTGATGACCTGCCTGACGGAGGTGCCGGTCAGTTTGCAGAGACGATAACGATGGTGAGAAGGTATCTTCCAAAGGCCAGGATAGAGGTACTTACTCCTGACTTTTTCGGCAACAGGGATGCAGTGAAGACAGTGCTCAAGGCCCGCCCTGACGTCTTTAATCACAATATCGAGACAGTACCGCGGCTTTACTCTCAGGTAAGGCCCCAGGCCGTTTACAGGCGGTCCCTTGAAGTGCTGAAGGCAGCACAGGAGACGGCACCGTCAATACCAACCAAGTCGGGTCTGATGGTTGGACTCGGGGAGTCCTTCGACGAGGTGATCTCTGTAATGAGAGACTTGAGGAGTGTTGGATGCAGGATACTGACAATCGGACAGTACCTGAGACCGGGGAGGGAGAACTTGCCGGTTACAGAGTATGTGCGTCCAGAGGTATTCGACAGATACAGGGAGGTTGCCCTGGAACTTGGATTCAGCTTTGTCGCCTCAGCACCGCTCGTTAGAAGCTCAATGAATGCTGAGGAGATGTATTCCGCCCGAGAGGATGGTGCAGACCCTACTCCAGAATTGCCTTGCTAATTCAGAACATCCTCAGCAGTAATAAAAGATGCCTTTCCTTTCCTCTCTTTTTCCTCGAACTTTTCAATCACCTCCATATCCAACAGGTTTTCATATAATTCAAGTATTGATTTCCTTATCAAGGTTGATTTATCAATACCCAGATTGTCGGATAATTCTTTTAAGATTTTTTCTTCCTCTTTATTTAATCTGACAGATATCACTCCCATCTTTTATATACCTCCTCTCTTTTAGCAATAGAGATAACATAATAATCTTTATCCTCCATGTAAAATATTGCTCTATACTTACCTTTCCGCAAACGATAGTATGCTCTTTTTTCTGAAGACTTGAGTTTTTTTATATCAAAAAGTCCCAGATCATTAGTCATATCCAATGCAATGAAAATATTATTAAACCTTTTAAAGATTTCTTTTGATAAACTCCCTCTCTTTACAGCCTTTTTAATATCCTTTTCATAGAAGACCATTCATTTATGTTTACATTGTAATACGTTGTTTGTCAAGTTGATTGTACCTGAACGATTACTCGGCTTTCTCCGCCACCACACTGAAATTCCTGACCCCGGCAAGCCTCACCTCGTCAATCACCTTCATAAGCAGGCCGACACTTGCATCCCTGTCTGCCTTTATCCTCAGGGAATCCTTTGCCCCCTCCCTCACAACCTCCTGAAGCCCTGTCAGACTCACCTCCCTGTCCATAAAGAGAATCCTGCCTGAACGTGTGATTGTTATTGTCTTTATTGTTTCCTGCCCTGTGGCAGCGGTCTTTGATTCGGGCAGTTTTATCTTTACAACCGGCTCCCGCACCAGGCTGGAGGTGAGCATGAAGAACAGGAGCAGCAGGAAGACCACATCCACCAAAGGTGCAATGTTCATGTGTGAATGACTGTACCTTTTCCGCTCAAACTCCATCCCTGCACCTCATATAAAGGCTTATGGTTATCTCCTTCAGGAGGAATGCTATATCGTCGGCCTGTTTCTCCAGATAGTGGTGCCCCACACTGATCGGGATGGCCACCAGGAGTCCGGCCGCAGTGGTGATAAGGGCCTCCCAGATTCCACCGGCAAGCATGGATGGATTTACGCTTGTACTCGTCGCTATGACCATGAATGCCTTTATCATCCCGATAACCGTACCGGTGAGTCCCAAAAGAGGTGTGATTGTTGCAATCAGACCAAGCCAGCTGAGTCCCCGTTCCGTCTCCCTTACCTGCCTTGTGCCGACCACTGACAATTCCTGTTCATCACAGCCCACTTCCAGCCCTTTGATGATAGGCATTAAAATCAGGGGCCTTGTCTTCAACACCTCGTTCAGGGGACGTTCGATTGATCTGAAAATTCCCCTGTACTGAATTACCTTGTTTATAATTATTGCAAGACCTGCAACAGAGCACAGCAGTATCGGATACATCAGAAAGCCGCCTTTTAAGATAAAATCAATCATTCAGCACCTCCATAAACAAAACCTACTCACGTTCTTCAAACTCAAATTTCACATACAACAACGCCTCGGATTTTACGGGCATTCCATTTCTTACAGCCGGCCGGTACGTTGAGAGCCTGACCGCCCTGACCGCCTCACGTTCAAAGCCAAAACCTGCCTTCTCCACAACCACCACGTTGAGCAGCCGACCTGTCTCGTCAATGGTGAGCCTCAGCAGCACCCTCCCCTCTCTTCCCATCTTCCTTGCTATCCATGGATACTCAGGGAGTACCCTTCTGACAAACGCCGGGCTATCTGCCGAGCCGATCTCTGTCAGATAAGGTTTGCCGGAGAACTCACCCTGCAGTGAATCCTGAGCACTAACAGCAGAGACCGCACCCTGCTCAGAGTCCTCTGCCCGGGCGGATAACATCTCCTGAGCCAACTGATTCCGATCCTCTTCAGGCTCTGCAACCGTCTGGACTTCAGTCTCCTCTTTTTTTTCAGCAGGCCTGACAACATCTGTTTCTTCTGCCTCCGACGCCGCGTCAGTCTCACTGCTTATTGCCACGGTCTTTGTTTCCTTTTTCTGCTGAACTCTCTCTTCAGCCTTTTCCTCTACCTTTGGAGGTTTTGGTTCTTTTTTCTTCTCAACACGTTTTTTTGCCGCTCCGGAAACAGCGACCTTACGGTCACCTGCCGGGCTGACGCTGCCGTCAATTATGGAAATCTTTATATTTCCGAAGCCCTGCTCTGAAAAGTGAGTGACTGTTGCAGACAACGGGATCGAAAGCAGAAGCATATGAATCAGGACAGATATTATCACACCATAATTTTGCATCTCTAACCTTTTGCTCCTTGCAATGACTATAATGGACTATTTACGAGTTCATCATATATACCCGCCTCCAGCGACAAAACAGCGACGGGCACTGTAAAGGAGAGAGATGATAAACCCTGAACGGTTTTAAGTATCACAATAGCTTCACCTGGATGGTGAAGCGTGATACTTCCCTCGGAGTCCCGACTGGATGTCGGGACGAGAATGAGTGAGGGGTTTATCATCTCTCTCCTTAAAACCTCTTATCTCTGAATCACGGTAAGATAATGATTAAATCCTGAGATTAAAAACCTCCATTCCCCTCAAATAACCTTTCATCACAAAATCCATACATATACTTCATTCCCCGCCTTGACCCCACTTCTCCCTGAACCCCAGGGCAAAGGCCCTGTAAACAAGGTCCAGAAAACTCTCTCTTCCGATTCCCCGGGACTCTCCTGACAGGGCGGTTCTGTAGTATTCCAGACGGTGATATTTCCCTGAGAGCGCAGCAGCAATCTGTGCTCCATAGGTTGAAAGAATTTCGGGCACACAACTCTTCGGCAGTATCTCCCACTGAATCTTGTCCCTGAGGTGAACTATTGCTGCAACTGCCGCTACTGTAAGCGGATCGTTGTTTATGGAATTAAAATTCCTGCGGTAAAGTTCAGCCTCTTTTTCTGAAAGATAGCCGGTAATACCTGCACACATGGTGTCCATGCTGAGCCCGAAACGCTCCAGGTGAACACGGGCAAAACATCGGGCCTCCGGAGTGAGCTTGTTTTGCAATGACAGGGTCTTTTTTATTGCCTGAAGGACCGAGCGGCCGATCAGTTCACCGAGTTTGGAGTGCTTGCCCGCCCCCGTGAGGGGGGCACCGGTGTCCAGCCTGGAGGCAATCCCGATCTGGTCCGTGCCTGTTCCCGTGGCAAGCCCATCCGAATAGCGCGAAGGCACGGCAAGTTCCTGAAGGGCCGCTGTCTTGGCCTCAGTGGCGGTTATCACTGAACGCACCATTGCCGCAGGAGTCAGTTCCCTGTTGATGAACAGCATGGTGTTAATGGTGCCGTGAGCTGCCACCGGAGCTGTCCCCAGTTTCTCAAATACACCGTTGCTTTCATATACTGAAGCCGGATCACCAATCCTGCCTGCATTCGTCTCAACTCCCCCCGTGCATACAGCAACCACCCCCAGGTCACGAAATTTTTCCGACACTATGGCCGCATTATTCATGTTTGCTGCAGTACCAAGGGAAGCGCTCTTTTCAGGTGGAAGCCCATACCGCTCACATATAGACCTCCTGTATCCGTCCGGATCAGAGCTCATTCTCCTGTGTGATTCATGGGAGTGTCCAGCTGGTTCACACGCCTGGTGATTGTAGATATACTCCAGGTCATCCCTGAGTCCGCCGTCCACACGGCAGGTGGATATCACCCTGTGGGGAGACAGAAACCTGACATAGATAATCTTCTCCTCCCTGTGAACCTCAATTGCATCATAGAATCTTTCCAAAAGCATATACTCCTCCATTACAGATATAATCTGGAGATCTCGTAGATCCCCCGTAACCGTGATACATAAAGAATATCCCAGAGATAAAGACCATAAAGTATCTTCAGCAGCACAAGGGCTGTTGTGCTCAGAAGGACAACGGAGAGAAGCACCTTTTCTCCCTTTCCAAGCTGTCTGCTTTCGGCAGTTGAGCGGGCAGCCGAAGGCTGAAAAGCCCTTGACTGAATTGAGAGTGACAGTATATTCGACCTCCTGTAGCAGTTGATAAAGACAGGCCGTATCAGCTTCAGCCAGTTTTTAAGAAGCCTTGCCGGATTGAAAGAGAGCACCCTTGCACCCCTCATACGCATGGCAAGAATAACAGTGGCAAACTCGTCCATTATGGCCGGAATAAACCTGATGGCAGTCACTGTCATGAATGCAAGCACATAGGGCACCCTCAATTGAAGCATGCCCGAAAGCATCTTCCCTGTATCAGTACTCCAGCAGAAGAGAAAACCAAAGGTCATCATGGAGGCAAACCTCAATGACTGGATGGCACCATAGCGGAACCCTTCACGGTAGATACTTATATCCCCTGTCCACTTACCTATCAGGGGGGTATCCATATTGACAAGGTTTATGAGCACGGTCCTTGGTTCTTCAAAGTAGAAGATGGACTGGGAAAACATCGTTCCCCATACCGTCAATACAACAAGAAAAAGGAGCAGACGCAGCTTTGACCATTCCACCCGCTCAATACCTGCCAGAACCCATGAAACAGAAAAAAGAATGATGAGAGGAACCGTATTTTCAAGCATTACCGCATAGACCGAGATGCAGAGAAGGCCAATGATCTTGACCCTGGGATCGAGCCTGCCGATAATTCCCTGACGTTCCCTCTGCCGGGTAAGGCTGCTGATACCATAGCTCATCTAACCGTCCTCCCATTTCAAC
The Nitrospirota bacterium genome window above contains:
- the ispE gene encoding 4-(cytidine 5'-diphospho)-2-C-methyl-D-erythritol kinase, coding for MTSLYSPAKINWFLKVLGKRADGYHNIYSVMQRIALSDTLSFEETKGEIVIESDLEIAMEENLVYKAAALMKKHTSCSSGARIKLLKKIPLQAGLGGGSSNAATTLFGLNNLWKTGLNLRTLTELGASLGSDVPFFLNGPIAVVEGRGEVITPLQASTKEITLLIVKPGHGISTALAYKEVAEYSEMDRSRLDLLIKILKYGPIDRLPEVLGNDFEEPVCRLYPELKDIRDRLLNQGAIAALLCGSGSSIFGVFTNNAYAEEASRSFGDLWHVVTETVSH
- the trmB gene encoding tRNA (guanosine(46)-N7)-methyltransferase TrmB; translation: MTNTFNMFSLKTNGRRTGRMGKADWEILREVLPRLEIKSNGFIDPAEIFGRQAPLYVEIGFGNGDFLFEKTISTPDADFIGIELYITGAAKLLKKIVQHKNTSDGPYLKNLRIFIDDSRKVLEKNIPDESIDGIYILFPDPWPKKRHNKRRLVKPEFSRLIYSKLKNGGFIVTATDHHDYAEGIAESFTTGFQPSKTELSDIRTTKYASRAIAQGKELHISAFRKIF
- the waaF gene encoding lipopolysaccharide heptosyltransferase II — encoded protein: MNDRKKILVRGVNWIGDAVMTLPSFRVLRSEYRDSEIHLMGKRWIAPVFGKDPNIDRFVEYKTEYSGVIGKLSASGDLRKGCYDSAFLFQNAFDAAILAYLSGIPERIGYNRDGRGFLLSRGIPVTAETKRLHHVLYYLNLLRGAGLKAVYRHPWIYLDTHERLKATEVLEGLCRPIVVLNPGATYGSAKRWPEESYAGLSEMIIRRLGGSVVLTGSEAERGIADKITGMINHDLTAADRVMNLAGITSLRDLIAILSQADAVVSNDSGPMHLGYAVGTPLVSIFGSTDPTLTGPPSCVRPGDNGFDSEIEFGLSDVVLKTDLECSPCFERRCPRGDVLCLRQITPEEVFDALLQIVPAKQAVFFDRDGILCHDADYLNRMDDLKVFPDVKMLTKLKDKGFLLIGVSNQSGIARGIVEKKFTESVNNIFLERYGFDAFYYCPHHPDDNCACRKPSPGMLLRARSDFNVDLRSSIVVGDKGTDMELAKSVGAEAILVRTGKDSSSGYADRVFNNLRDVVGYILEK
- a CDS encoding mechanosensitive ion channel domain-containing protein translates to MKNVWRNVVYIFIFGIKNNTIKNMTGLIESFNISSSPYVNAAISVLAFVVVAKIADLFVDKVLRRFSSFTKTEIDDIIIDLIHYPIFLTIILIGLINAVLYLNPPQKIIFYSNGLLYTVITLIWTITIIRISRLIVKHTINKVSDVTGLGRDIVPLVENIAKVAIIIASLTIILSYWKINITPLIASAGIAGAAVALAAKDTIANFIGGVSVFIDKPFKIGDYIVLDGGERGEVVAIGLRSTRIKTRDDILIAIPNAIVANTKIINESAPVPRFRVRIPISVAYGSDIDLVEKTLLDISLENKNVLDSPAPRVRFREFGNSSLRFELLCWAREPAVRGLTIHEINSSIYWKFRETGIRIPFPQRDVHIYREGSSGN
- a CDS encoding cold-shock protein, which codes for MSFEGKVKWFNETKGYGFIQKDDGEDVFVHYSSIQGDGFKTLAEGQRVSFDVVEGERGPKATNVVRLD
- the lipA gene encoding lipoyl synthase, giving the protein MRLPEWIKTGKVIGDHKTKKVLRSHGVSTVCEEARCPNKGHCFSKPTATFMILGDSCTRNCGFCSVNSSRPALPDPLEPEKIALASKEMGLRYVVITSVTRDDLPDGGAGQFAETITMVRRYLPKARIEVLTPDFFGNRDAVKTVLKARPDVFNHNIETVPRLYSQVRPQAVYRRSLEVLKAAQETAPSIPTKSGLMVGLGESFDEVISVMRDLRSVGCRILTIGQYLRPGRENLPVTEYVRPEVFDRYREVALELGFSFVASAPLVRSSMNAEEMYSAREDGADPTPELPC
- a CDS encoding DUF6290 family protein, with the translated sequence MGVISVRLNKEEEKILKELSDNLGIDKSTLIRKSILELYENLLDMEVIEKFEEKERKGKASFITAEDVLN
- a CDS encoding biopolymer transporter ExbD; protein product: MEFERKRYSHSHMNIAPLVDVVFLLLLFFMLTSSLVREPVVKIKLPESKTAATGQETIKTITITRSGRILFMDREVSLTGLQEVVREGAKDSLRIKADRDASVGLLMKVIDEVRLAGVRNFSVVAEKAE
- a CDS encoding MotA/TolQ/ExbB proton channel family protein: MIDFILKGGFLMYPILLCSVAGLAIIINKVIQYRGIFRSIERPLNEVLKTRPLILMPIIKGLEVGCDEQELSVVGTRQVRETERGLSWLGLIATITPLLGLTGTVIGMIKAFMVIATSTSVNPSMLAGGIWEALITTAAGLLVAIPISVGHHYLEKQADDIAFLLKEITISLYMRCRDGV
- a CDS encoding TonB family protein; amino-acid sequence: MQNYGVIISVLIHMLLLSIPLSATVTHFSEQGFGNIKISIIDGSVSPAGDRKVAVSGAAKKRVEKKKEPKPPKVEEKAEERVQQKKETKTVAISSETDAASEAEETDVVRPAEKKEETEVQTVAEPEEDRNQLAQEMLSARAEDSEQGAVSAVSAQDSLQGEFSGKPYLTEIGSADSPAFVRRVLPEYPWIARKMGREGRVLLRLTIDETGRLLNVVVVEKAGFGFEREAVRAVRLSTYRPAVRNGMPVKSEALLYVKFEFEERE
- a CDS encoding adenosylcobinamide amidohydrolase: MLLERFYDAIEVHREEKIIYVRFLSPHRVISTCRVDGGLRDDLEYIYNHQACEPAGHSHESHRRMSSDPDGYRRSICERYGLPPEKSASLGTAANMNNAAIVSEKFRDLGVVAVCTGGVETNAGRIGDPASVYESNGVFEKLGTAPVAAHGTINTMLFINRELTPAAMVRSVITATEAKTAALQELAVPSRYSDGLATGTGTDQIGIASRLDTGAPLTGAGKHSKLGELIGRSVLQAIKKTLSLQNKLTPEARCFARVHLERFGLSMDTMCAGITGYLSEKEAELYRRNFNSINNDPLTVAAVAAIVHLRDKIQWEILPKSCVPEILSTYGAQIAAALSGKYHRLEYYRTALSGESRGIGRESFLDLVYRAFALGFREKWGQGGE
- a CDS encoding energy-coupling factor transporter transmembrane component T, with product MSYGISSLTRQRERQGIIGRLDPRVKIIGLLCISVYAVMLENTVPLIILFSVSWVLAGIERVEWSKLRLLLFLVVLTVWGTMFSQSIFYFEEPRTVLINLVNMDTPLIGKWTGDISIYREGFRYGAIQSLRFASMMTFGFLFCWSTDTGKMLSGMLQLRVPYVLAFMTVTAIRFIPAIMDEFATVILAMRMRGARVLSFNPARLLKNWLKLIRPVFINCYRRSNILSLSIQSRAFQPSAARSTAESRQLGKGEKVLLSVVLLSTTALVLLKILYGLYLWDILYVSRLRGIYEISRLYL